CAGCCGCTCGCACTGGTTCACGAGCTGGGCCTGGACCAGATAGGACTGCTGGTCCGTGAAGACGGGCGGCAGGTCGTCGAACGGCACGGGCCGGGCCGTACCCGGCACGAGGTCGTGAGGCTCGGACCCGTACGACCCGCCGACGTCGTCGCACGGCGGGCACGAGCCGCGGCACGGGTCCGGCTCGACCGGCTCCGGCGGCACGACCGGGTTCGGCACCTCGGGTCGCACGAACGCGTCGGGCACCGCAAGCAGGCCGATCTCGCCGATCTCCTCCAGGGTCCGCATCCCACGCAGCTTGAGCGCGGCGGCCTCGCGCGAGTCCGACGTCGCGACGGGCTCACCGAAAAAGTCCTGCGGCATCAGCGCAGCAAGGCCGGCGCGTCCGCCCGCCAGCTCCAGCCGGTCGGTACCGGCCGGCTCGAACGGCGTCAGGTCCGCCGTGGTCGCTCGCAGCTCCTCGAGCACGACGGGCTGCGGGGGCGTCCAGGCCTGGACTCGCGTCACCGGGTCCACCGGGCCGCGCGGTGCGGCGAGCACCCGTGGCCCGTAGCGCTCGTTCTCCGGGACCAGCGAGAGCTGGTCGTAGACGGCGACGAGCACGTCGTTCTCGCTGACCACGAGCCGCCACTCGACGCCCTCCAGCAGCACCGGCACGTCGGGGTCCAGGCCCATCACCGGTGCGTCGTACGGCAGACCTTCGCCCTGCGGGTGCACCCAGTACACGCGTCCGGTGACGGGGTCGACGGCGGACACCACACGGTGCTGCGGCACCCGACCTGGCTGGGACAGGCGGACGTGCAAACCGCGAGCGACCCCGGCGACCGAGGCCACCGCCGTCCACCGCCCCGCGGCGTCACCGGCGACGGACCGTCGCTGCACCCGGTTGACCTCGCGCAGGCTCGCGGTCAGCCCGTTGCCCCACGTGCCCTCGCTCGAGGCACGCAGCCGCCACACCTGGCCGGCCGCACTCACCAGGCCGGTCCCGGCGCACGCGGCCCCGGCGGCGGCGTCGCGCGAGGCCACGCGCACCACCCACGCCCGCT
The Xylanimonas cellulosilytica DSM 15894 DNA segment above includes these coding regions:
- a CDS encoding phage tail sheath C-terminal domain-containing protein translates to MVFALRTPGAYYERVDAGGELVSPLRTDVTGFVGIAERGPLDLPVPVESWRQFVSWFGDVSPAGFLGYAVRGFFANGGQRAWVVRVASRDAAAGAACAGTGLVSAAGQVWRLRASSEGTWGNGLTASLREVNRVQRRSVAGDAAGRWTAVASVAGVARGLHVRLSQPGRVPQHRVVSAVDPVTGRVYWVHPQGEGLPYDAPVMGLDPDVPVLLEGVEWRLVVSENDVLVAVYDQLSLVPENERYGPRVLAAPRGPVDPVTRVQAWTPPQPVVLEELRATTADLTPFEPAGTDRLELAGGRAGLAALMPQDFFGEPVATSDSREAAALKLRGMRTLEEIGEIGLLAVPDAFVRPEVPNPVVPPEPVEPDPCRGSCPPCDDVGGSYGSEPHDLVPGTARPVPFDDLPPVFTDQQSYLVQAQLVNQCERLRYRFALLDPPWAAATDAAGGTSAVLDWRARFDSPRAALSYPWLGVLDPLTPAGGNVRLVPPSGHVAGAYAATDLAVGVHRAAAGSVLDWTLRASVDVDAERHGVLNDAGVNVARTVAGRGLRLLGARTCSSDPDWRYVPVRRLLSMIEKALELALQWVVFEPNGMLTRARVTMTATMLLLGLHESGALAGATPDESFRVVSDPDNNPPQVTDRGELVVDVLVAPVLPLEFVLVRVGRVGDSLVVRSDAVPAGALTGGAP